A stretch of DNA from Flavobacteriaceae bacterium MAR_2009_75:
TGTGTATTGGGCGCACCATGGCGGTGCCGATCCTTTGGCGCTCATGAAAAAATATCCGAAAAAGTTCACTTTAATGCATTTGAAAGATATGCAAAACGGAGTGGAGGGCAACAATACAGGTCATGAAGATGTAGAGACCAATGTAGTGCTCGGTCAAGGTCAAGTAGATATTGCAGGCACTGTGGCGGAAGCTAAAAAGTTGGGTATTGAGTATATGTTCATTGAAGATGAGTCTTCTCGGGTAGTTGAACAGGTACCGGAAAGTTTAGAGTATTTGAAGAGCCTAGAGTAGATAAAGAATTTTCAAAATATAAAGAATCCCTCATTACTTGATAATGGGGGATTTTTCTTATTTTAAAGGTATATTCTAGTATATTTATAGACTATACAACTCAACCTAAAATGAAGATTAAAAACCTATTGGTATTTACAGCGATACCATTATTTTTTATTTGCTGTAAAGATGTTGAAAAAAGCCAAGAAAAATCAAGTCTAAAAGACCAGCCCAATATTATTTGGTTGGTTGCGGAAGACCAATCACCAGAATGGTTTCCTATGTATGGCGATAGTACGATTTCATTGCCAAACATAGAAAGTTTGGTTATTGATGGGGTCACTTTTGATAATGCGGTCGCTCCCGTTCCAGTTTGTGCACCGTCTCGAAGTTCACTGATCACCGGTATGTATCCCTCGACATTGGGTACGCATAATATGAGAACACATACGGCATGGCGCAAAATAAGCGAACCATTATTAGACAGTCTGCCCAGCTATTCGCCTATCGTGCCCGATGGGGTTAAAATGTTCACCGAATACCTTCGAAAAGAAGGATACTATACCGCCAATGGCCCTAAAGAAGATTATAATTTTGCAAAAACCGAAGGCGCTTGGGACGAAAGCAGCAAAAACAGACATTTTCGAAAACGAGAAGATGGTCAGCCATTTTTCTCGGTATTCAATTTCTCGGTGTGCCACGAATCACAAATATGGCAAAGGGGTAAAGATTCTCTTTTTGTAAATCCGAAAGATGTTCAGGTGCCTCCATATTTTCCTGATAATGATACCATTCGCCACGATTTGGCGGTGAACTATAGCAACCTTAAAAGATTGGATAATCAAATAGGAAAGGTAATTGATGAACTAAAAGAAGATGGTCTGTACGAGAATAGTATCATATTTTTCTATGCTGATCATGGCGGTCCGTTCCCTAGACATAAAAGAGCTTTATACGATACTGGAGTAAAAGTGCCCTTAGTGATTAAATTTGCTCAAAACGAAAAAGCAGGTACTCGCGATGAACGACAGATCAGTTTTATAGATTATGCTCCGACGGTTTTATCATTGGCAGGTATCGAACCGCCCAAGGTAATGCAGGGTACTGCTCAGTTCGGTACATTTGAGGCTCATAAAAAACCAAATTATACCTACCATACTTCAGACCGCTTTGACGAAATTTACGATCGCCTACGTGCGGTACGCTCACCAAGATATAAATACATAAAGAGCTTCAATACCGAAATTAGTCATGCGATGCCCTTAATTTATAGAGCACAAATGCCTATGATGCGAGAATTACGTAGACAATATGCTTCGGGTAATTTGAACGAAGAGCAGTCGAAGTGGTTGCACCCCACTAAGCCTGTCGAAGAGTTTTATGATTTACAAGAAGACCCTTATGAGTTGAATAACTTGGCCGACAACCCAAAAATGCAAGACACATTGGCCAAATATCGTCAGCTTTTGAAAGATTGGATGGACGATACCAATGATTTGGGAAAAATACCGGAAAGACAGTTAATGGAAAAATGGTTTGTAAATGGGCAGCAGCCCAAGTTGAAACCGATACATATGCAAGAATCGCAATCTGGCATTGAACTGATATCTTCTAAATCTGATGCGAGTATAGTCTGGAAGCAACCCCAAGATTCTATATGGAATATCTACTCTCAACCTATTTCAAAAGATGTGACTTTTGAAGCAAAAGCCGAAAGAATCGGTTATATTGATAGTGAACTATTACAGTATAGTGCAGATTAGTTCATACGTTTAAAATGTAACAATCGAAAGTCGGCTACTTGATTTCCGGGTATTTCGGTCGCTTTTAAGGTTAGCGTACCCTTGCCTTTTTTTAAGATGATATTACCTAATTTCATGGGTTTGAAATCTTTTACATAAGATTCCATACGGGGTACACGGTCATTTTCCATTCCATGTAAGTCAGAACTATTAGGTTCGCTTATTCGATTCGCAATTCTACTGTTTCCCAAACTGAGTTCTACAATTGAACCTATGTCACTTTCCTCACAAGTGTAATACAGATTCACCTCGAATTGACCTCCTTCTAAAACATCAACATCCCAGGTGATGGAGTCTCGAAGGCTGGTCCAATTGGTAAAAAAACTATCGTTAGGGTATTGGTTACTCCGTTCTATTTCGCCATGCGCCACAGCATCACGGGCAGGAAGTTGGGTATGCTTATAATTCGGATGCCCCAAGGTAAAAGGCCGATGGTCGGTTCCAGGGCTTAACGGTTGAACTGTCTCAAGCCATTTTTCTTTGGATCTGACCAATGAATCGACCAGTTCGGGAAATTGTACTGAAACATCTATTTTCTGAGACCGGTCTTTTTTAATGTTGTACAACCGATTTTCAGCATCTAAACGATAGTCTTGGGTTCGAAGACTCGTTCTACCGTTCCAGTGGTTATACAGAATACGGTCTTTCCAATTTGCATTTTCATTGAAAATTAAGGGGGTAAGATCTTCTCCATCAATCGGTTTTGAGAGCACAGCTGAAACATCTACCATCTTTGCCAATGTGGGCAGAATATCAATAGCACTTGATACAACATCGACTTTTGTTCCGGCCTCAATAAAGTTCGTCCATTGTATGTACAGTGGGCTACGAACCCCACCTTCGTCCGTAGACCCTTTTCTGCCGCGCATTCCTCCGTTCCATCGAAAGCTATTGGGCCCGTTATCTGATAAATAAACTACTATGGTGTTATCTTCTAGATACAGCTTTCGAAGTTTCGTCATTATTCGCCCCACATTAAAATCTATGTTTTCGACCATGGCCAATGCAGCTTTGGTGAATTGCAAATCTTCATTGGCTTTTACGTCAGCGAATTTTCGAAGCTTTTTATTTTCGAATAGGTTCCAATATTCGTCAGGTACTTGCATCGGGCTATGCGGGGTGTTGAATGGCAGGTATAAAAAGAACGGTTCTGATTTTGATTCTTCTATAAAATTCAAAGCATGATCGGTTAGGTCATCTACAAGAAAACCTTGGCCCTGAACAATTTCACCATTATGTTCCAACATCGGACTGAAATAGTTTCCCCAGTGCCCAGAGGCAAATCCGTAGAAATCATCAAAACCTTGTGAATTAGGGTGGTATGGGGGTTGCATACCATTATGCCATTTTCCGCAGATGGCGGTCTTATATCCTGATTCTTTGAGTATTTCTGCTAGGGTCGTTTCATCATAGTTCATACGTTCACCACCAGCAGAGGTGCTGTAGACCCCAGTTCTTGTGAAATACCTGCCCGTGAGTAGTTCGGCCCGGGTCGGTGAGCAAACAGGTTGTACATAAAAGTTTTCAAATGCGACACCATATTTGGCCAGGGCATCGATGTGCGGAGTATTTAAATTAGTATTTCCGTTACTTGATAAATCGCCCCATCCTTGGTCATCGGCAACAATTAGAACGATATTGGGTCTTTTATCGTCTCTAGTTTCAGAAATCTGTTCAGGCTTTTTTTCTTTCTTACAAGAAAATAAAAGAAGTAAAATAATAAAAGGAAGAGGTATTATTCTTGACTTGGCTACCTGAAAAATTTTTGCTTCATTCACGGTGGTTGGGCAATTATAAATATGTTTGTGTATCAGATTTTAACATTCTATATGCTAGATTTCAAGATACTGATTATTGCCTGAAAGACCAGATGTTCGTTATGATTTCGCTTCAGAAAATATTCCTATCTTATGGGATCAATAACAAACGACCATCAATGCGACCTTGCAAACTTGTTGTAACTTTTCTTGTGCTGATTTTTTGCATGTTCGGTTGCATAGAAGAGACGGAGCAGCAAAATTATGAGATTAAAGGAAGCCTTAAGAAGTGGCAGCCGATCACATTTACCTTCGACGGTCCGTCAGCTTCTGAAAAAGATAGTTTGAACCCATTTCTAGATTACAGTTTACTGGTCAATTTCAAGAATGAAGTTGCCAACTATACTGTTCACGGTTACTTTGCCGCTGACGGCGATGCTGCAGATACAAGTGCCGAAAGCGGAAACAAATGGGAGGTAAAGTTCTCACCTGATAGAAAAGGAGTTTGGGAGTTTGAAGCTTTTCTTATGGAGGGTAAAGATATTGCCTTAAAGCAATTTACAGTCCCAAAAAAAAATGGGAAAATTTGGAACATTACGGGCAGCTTTGAAATTTTGCCTGTTGACAGTTTGGCCACCGGATTTTATAAGACCGGAAAGTTGGCCTATAACCGGAGTCGTTATTTAGAGGAAAGCGAAACTAAAAAAGCATTCTTAAAGAATGGTGTGGGTAGCCCTGAAACTTTTTTGGCCTATCACGAATTTGACGGTACCTATGATAATGGTGGTGTTGAAACACCTTCTTTGAAAGAGGGGTTGCATGAGTACATGCCTCATCTTGAGGATTGGAAAGACAGTACGGCCATTTGGGAAGACAACGAAGCCACATGGAAAGGGGACCAGGGAAAAGCTATAAATGGAGCACTAAATTATTTGGCGGCAAAAGGAATGAACAGTCTCTATTTTATGGTGATGAACGTGAACGGTGATGGAGATAATGTTTGGCCGTGGACGGGGCCTGAAGAGCGGTTGACCTATGATGTAAGCAAGCTTGCACAATGGGAAAAAGTTTTCACCCACATGGATGAATTGGGAATTGCCATGAACGTATTTACCCAAGAAACCGAGAACGATTCACTTTTAAACCAAGGCGAACTTGGTTTGGAGAGAAAGCTCTTTTATAAAGAACTTATAGCACGGTTCGGCCATCATTTGGGTGTGGTGTGGAATCTGGGAGAAGAAACTAATCGTACTACAGAGCAATTAAAAAATTATGCATCATTCATTCGGGGCATAGATCCTTACGACCACCCCATTGCGGTGCACAATCATATCAGGGTTACAGGCGAAAGGGTAGAGGGTAGACCGCTAGACCCTATCAAAGAGACCTTCGAACCCTTGTTGGGTTATGAGAATTTTGAAATTCCCTCGATACAGATGTTCGATACTACCGAAGTTCATCAAGAAATTAAAAAGTGGGTCGACCTATCTAAAAAAAAGAGACCTTGGGTGGTTTATCTCGATGAAATCGGTCATTGGAATATCGGCGTGACCACCGATAGTGCAGCGAATAATAATTACGGTATGGTAATGCGAAGTAGTCTTTGGGGCAGCATGATGTCGGGTGCTGCGGGAGCATCTTGGTATTTTGGTGGTTTAGATGCCCCAAATAGCGATATGGCGGCAGAAGATTTCAGGGCACGTGACCAATGGTGGACTATTTGTAACAATGCTGTACAATTTTTTCAAGACCATCTTCCTTTTTGGGAGATGCAGAACCATGATGAGCTCTTAAGTAATGATAAGGCTTTTTGTTTTGCTAAAAAGGACGAAATTTATGTGGTGTACCTGCCTAAAGGAGAAAAAACAGACCTGGAAATAACGGATGGCGCCTTCTCAATAGCATTTTATGATCCAATGAAAGGGGGATGCTTTACGATAAACAAAACGAAGGTTGGAAGATTACCAAACCGAATAGTGTTGAACTTTCTGCTTTTAATGGGCAGACAGATAAAGATTGGGTAATTTTGATTGCTAGAAGTGACCCCTAATTTTGAAGCATAATCATATTTAATGAAGTATAGTATTGCATTTTTAGTGCTCGGTATTCTTTTTTTCTCTTGCAAAGAGTTACCAAACAAAACAGAACAAGAACAAACCGAACTTGAAGTTTTAGAGCCTATAGATACCAATAAAATCAAGAAAGTCGCTCCTGAAAAAACGTTCCGAAGTTTTGAAGGCCTAGCTGACACCACTTTTGTACGGTTGGCCGATTTCAGTGACGGTTTCGCTTACGATTTAAGATATGCCACCGAGAACAATTTTCTAAAGGAAAAAGTTTACGACTGTGCAGAATGTTATACTCGAGCAAAAACGGCCAAAGCATTGATTGCAGCAAATTCTGATTTTCATGAGAAAGGGGTGAGAATCAAATTTTATGATTGTTACAGACCCAATTCGGTACAGTACAAAATGTGGAAAATTGTACCCAACCCTCAATACGTGGCGAACCCGAAAAAAGGATCTATTCATAACAAGGGTGGTGCGGCCGATATTACGCTAGAGACCTTAGATGGCGAAGAACTTGATATGGGAACCGATTTTGATTTCTTTGGAAAAAAGGCCTACCATGATAATACAGATTTGCCCGAAGAAATTTTGGACAACAGAAAATTACTTAAGGAAACGATGGAAAAACATGGCTTTTGGTCAATTAGAACGGAATGGTGGCATTATAATTTGGCAGCAGGTTCCAATGATAAGGTGGCTAACTTCAAATGGCCTTGCGAATAACAAATAAATTCATCTAAAAATGAACAAAGCACTTTTAGTATTTCTAGCCCTTATTTCAATGAACACATTTGCGCAAGACACCATTTTACCCCTATGGCCTATAGACACTATACCTAACCGCATAGCATCTGCTGAAAAAGAGACTCATGTAATGGAAGGTATTCTTCGAATCAGCAAGGTTCAAGAGCCTACAATTGAAGTTTATTTGCCGGCCAAGCAGAATGCTACCGGTCAGGCTATGCTTATATTTCCGGGCGGCGGGTACGGTATTTTGGCCTACGATTGGGAGGGCACCGATATTGCTAAATTTTTAAACGGAAAAGGTATTGCCGGTATCGTCGTAAAATACCGTTTGCCATCGGATGTCTCACAGAAGGAAAAATATAACGTTCCACTAATCGATGCGCAGCGTGCTATGCGAATGGTGCGAAGCCGGGCAAAAGATTGGAATATTTTAGAAAATAAAATTGGTATAATAGGTTTTTCTGCTGGTGGGCACTTAGCTTCGACCTTAGGTACTCATTACAACGAGAAAGTCTATGATGCTATCGATGATATCGATAAATTAAGTGCCAGACCCGACTTTATGAATTTGGTTTACCCCGTAATAACCTTTACACAAACAACCAAACATTCGGGCTCAGAAAAAAATTTGTTAGGAGAAAAGTCCAATTCCGATTTAGAAAGGCATTTTTCGAACGAATTACAAGTAACTACAGATACGCCGCCGACCTTATTGATTCATGCGACGGACGATAAAGCGGTACCGGTCGAAAATAGTCTTCTTTTCTTTCAAGCCTTAAAAGATAAAGGGGTTTCTGCAACCATGCATATTTACCCGAAAGGGGGGCATGGGTTTTCTCTTGCTCGTGAAGACCTTCATCTCAGAAGTTGGACGGAAAGACTTTTCGAATGGATGGAAAGTCTTGAATAGCGCTTAAAGATTGTTCAGATAATTCACCATTTTCGCTCGCTCTTTGGCATCGGGTAACCTACCGTGACCGGCCATCATATTATCAACCACGTGGTGAGGTTTTGAAGTTCCGGGTATAACACAATTCACAGCTTCTTCGCCAAGAATATATTTAAGAAAATATTGAGCCCAAGAGCTGATGTCCAAATCTGCGCACCATTCGGGGAGTTTCTTGCCCTTGGTAGCACGAAAAAGCGAACCACTTTCAAAAGGACTATTAATGATTACCGCGGTACTATTTTCTTTAGCAGTGTTTAGTAAGAACTTCTCTGCATGACGGCCGCGTATCGAGTAATTGAATTGGGCAAAGTCTGGTTTTTCATCTTTGATAATTTTAGCCAATGAATCATGGGAACTGTCGGTATAATGGGTAATGCCCCAATATCTAATCAGGCCCTTGTTTTTCATATCTTTTAAGGTGGCCATATGGGTTTTCCAATCCACCAAGTTGTGTATTTGAATCAAATCCATCGTACTCCGCTGCATTTTTTGCATCGATTGGTTCATTTGGTCAATGCCCTCCTGTTTGCCTGATGTCCATACTTTAGTGGCATAGAAAAAAGAATCTTTGGTTTTTAGTTGCGATGTGAGGTCACCGACGACTTTTTCTGAAGAACCGTACATAGGTGAGCTATCGATAACGCTACCACCGTTGGCATTCATTTTTACTAAAACTTCAGTGAGTTGTTTTCTGAGTTCGGTATTATTTTGGGCATCGAATGACTGCCAGGTTCCCAAGCCTACAATAGGTAAATCTTCTCCTGAAGATTTAATTTTACGCGTTCTTATTTCGCTTGGCTTGTCAAATGCTAGGGTGGGGCAGATAAGTGCTCCGGCAGCAGCTGCACCGATGGTTTGAACAACCCTTCTTCTCGTATAGTTTTTCATGGTTTTACCACTTCGCATGATTAATAATCAACAAGTTAAGAGTTTTTTATGGTAGTTGTAATTTGATGGTTATAAAATAAGAACAAATTTTTGTGGGTCAATTCTAGTAAAGTTTTATATTTTTGCAGACCAATTTCGGGATGTAGCGCAGTCCGGTAGCGCACACGGCTGGGGGCCGTGTGGTCGCAGGTTCAAATCCTGTCATCCCGACTTTACATTTTCATGTAGTTGCACAAAGCTGTTAATCGTTTGATTTTCAGCTTTTTGTTTTTTTTTGGAATATCACATGAAACTAGCTGAAAACTAATCAAAGGTGTAAATATCGGGATTTTGAAACATCCTAGTTATTATATCTTGAAGTAGCTTTTGAAGTTATTTACCTTGGTAGGGGTGCGCCATCTTCGGAATATTGCACTTCCATAATTTAGTCTCATAAACCGTCAATTAACGAAACTATTAAAAAGGACCACAATTGGATCAAGCCAGACCAAAGGTTTTAACTTTCGTTCGAATGGACAGTAAAACGGCCCTTTCGTAGGACTCGATAAATCAAATAAACATAGATCTATTTAGGTTGAATCTGGAATAGCAAGAACAACACTAGGAATACTACCCTTAGTGTCCATTTTCTTCCTACACATACAACATCCGTAGTTCTATCTAATGAGCTGGTCTAAATTCACCCTAACCAACCTTCTATATCCAAACTACGGTATTGAATAGCCTCTCCGATATGATCGCCAGTCACTTCTTGGCTATTTTCAAGGTCAGCGATGGTACGGGACACTTTATCCACAATTTGATTATAAGTAGAATCCTTCTTAACATATTGGATTGAAACTTAAACACAAGACTTTCTAGGTATACAAGAGTGTTTGGGATTAGAACATCAGCTTCCAATAAACGTATTTTATTATTTAGCAATAAAATAAGGGATAAATCTGTAACTTGTGTTAACAACCGCCTACCAATACTTCACATGATAAAATTCTTCCGTAAAATCCGGCAAAAACTATTGTCTGAAAATAAATTCAGTAAATACCTGCTTTATGCTATCGGTGAAATTATTTTGGTCGTTATCGGAATTCTGATTGCACTGTCCATCAACAACTGGAATGAGGGAAATAAAAGAAAATCACAAGAAAGAGACATACTACTTCAAATGAAACGCAATTTGGAGCGGGATTTAAAACAAGACTACCCAATTCTCGTTCTTGAAAATGCAATGAGGTCAACAAACATTGTGTTGGATTACTTAGAACGAAGTAAACCCTATAACGACAGTCTGGACTACTATTTTGCATGGATACCGGCATACACGAGGCATATGCCAAATACGACTGCTTATGACAATTTAAAGATTATAGGTTTTGATATTATTTCTAACGATAGTTTACGTGAAAACTACCAAAAGTTATATGCCTTCCACTACGAGCTTATTAAGTTTCAGAAAAATGAACTGGCATATGACAATTCTAATAAATTCCGTGACTTCTACAAGAAACATTTCCGCAATTTCGTCTGGCATGAAAATGCTACACCAATCAATTATCCCTCCTTATTAGAGAATAATGAATTTCACGAAATGCTAATTTCGACTCGAAATTACAATCAAATACAAATGACATTTAGAAATGAAACTAATGCGGAGATAGAAAGGTTAATTAAAATGATTAATAAAGAACTTAATTGAAAAATGATAAAATTCTTTCGTAAAATTCGCCAAAAACTACTTTCCGAGAATAAATTCTCAAAGTATCTTTTTTATGCCATTGGCGAAATTGTGTTAGTGGTCATCGGTATTTTGATAGCCTTAAGCATCAATAATTGGAATGAGGGAAGGAAAGACAGGGCGGAATCAATAAAAATTCTCAAAAAATTACAAGCAGAGTTCGAAATAAACACGACCGAACTTGACGCTTCCATTCATTATCACGAACAGCAAGCTCAAGCCGCAGTAAAAGTCGAAGCCCTTTTCGACCCCAATCATAAAGGGCCAACTGACACCATTGCAAACCTAATAATACACCTTTTTGACGATTGGAAGTTTGAACCACGTCAAAGCATTACAGCTTCCGCCTTGGCCACGAGTAAAATTGCACTTATAAATAATGATTCGCTCACTGATAATCTAAATAACTGGATGTATGCACTCAAGAAATACAATGAGCTTCATTCGAGCTTGGGGAAACTAAAGGATGAAATGTGGGTTGATGTAAATGAGAACTTTCCCCTTAGGAATCTTGATTCTACACGAAGTATTAGCAATTTTGAAGGCGACCCTGCTGTTATTTTTTCAAGTCTAAAAAATGAGAATATTGTTAGATCTATACTTTTACAACAGCAGTTTATTTTGGATTGGTGCAATGCCTTACAGGAGGATCATAATGATATTTTACGCTTTATAAATTTGGAATTATCAGAAAACGAATAGTAAATGATAAAATTCTTTCGCCGCATTCGCCAACGCCTACTATCTGAAAACAAGTTCAGCAAATACCTATTGTACGCTGTTGGTGAAATAGTATTAGTAGTTATAGGTATTTTGTTGGCATTGCAAATCAACGACTGGAATGAGGAAAGCAAAAACCAAAAAGAAGCCCATAAAATTCTGTTGCAATTAAAACATGAATTTGAAACGAACAATGACTTAATCGATACAAGTATCGAGTTTCAACGTAGAAGGCTAAACGCAGTCGATGGTTTTAAAGATGGGTTTGATTCAACTAAAAAAATCAGCGCAGATTCTTTAAAAGCCTTAGTTTCAGATTTGGGATCGGACTGGAAATATGAGCCCATAAAGAATATTATCGAAGCGGTCATCTCTTCAGGAAAAATCAATTTAATTCAAAATGATTCTGTTAAAGATGCCATCCGTTATTGGGGTACTGCAATTAATAAATATAATGATCTCTATGAGAGTCAGGATGAACTGTACAACAAAAACATATTACCTATTCTATCTGAGAACTATCCAATGTTTGAATTTGACCCAAAACATGACAGTACTTTTGAGGCAAACACCGATGCCATTTTCAACAATTTAAAGAACGAAAACTCATTTGTTTTTATTACCAAAGAAGTTGCTTTACT
This window harbors:
- a CDS encoding arylsulfatase A-like enzyme, with product MNEAKIFQVAKSRIIPLPFIILLLLFSCKKEKKPEQISETRDDKRPNIVLIVADDQGWGDLSSNGNTNLNTPHIDALAKYGVAFENFYVQPVCSPTRAELLTGRYFTRTGVYSTSAGGERMNYDETTLAEILKESGYKTAICGKWHNGMQPPYHPNSQGFDDFYGFASGHWGNYFSPMLEHNGEIVQGQGFLVDDLTDHALNFIEESKSEPFFLYLPFNTPHSPMQVPDEYWNLFENKKLRKFADVKANEDLQFTKAALAMVENIDFNVGRIMTKLRKLYLEDNTIVVYLSDNGPNSFRWNGGMRGRKGSTDEGGVRSPLYIQWTNFIEAGTKVDVVSSAIDILPTLAKMVDVSAVLSKPIDGEDLTPLIFNENANWKDRILYNHWNGRTSLRTQDYRLDAENRLYNIKKDRSQKIDVSVQFPELVDSLVRSKEKWLETVQPLSPGTDHRPFTLGHPNYKHTQLPARDAVAHGEIERSNQYPNDSFFTNWTSLRDSITWDVDVLEGGQFEVNLYYTCEESDIGSIVELSLGNSRIANRISEPNSSDLHGMENDRVPRMESYVKDFKPMKLGNIILKKGKGTLTLKATEIPGNQVADFRLLHFKRMN
- a CDS encoding acetyl esterase/lipase, with the protein product MNKALLVFLALISMNTFAQDTILPLWPIDTIPNRIASAEKETHVMEGILRISKVQEPTIEVYLPAKQNATGQAMLIFPGGGYGILAYDWEGTDIAKFLNGKGIAGIVVKYRLPSDVSQKEKYNVPLIDAQRAMRMVRSRAKDWNILENKIGIIGFSAGGHLASTLGTHYNEKVYDAIDDIDKLSARPDFMNLVYPVITFTQTTKHSGSEKNLLGEKSNSDLERHFSNELQVTTDTPPTLLIHATDDKAVPVENSLLFFQALKDKGVSATMHIYPKGGHGFSLAREDLHLRSWTERLFEWMESLE
- a CDS encoding diketogulonate reductase-like aldo/keto reductase, translated to MKNYTRRRVVQTIGAAAAGALICPTLAFDKPSEIRTRKIKSSGEDLPIVGLGTWQSFDAQNNTELRKQLTEVLVKMNANGGSVIDSSPMYGSSEKVVGDLTSQLKTKDSFFYATKVWTSGKQEGIDQMNQSMQKMQRSTMDLIQIHNLVDWKTHMATLKDMKNKGLIRYWGITHYTDSSHDSLAKIIKDEKPDFAQFNYSIRGRHAEKFLLNTAKENSTAVIINSPFESGSLFRATKGKKLPEWCADLDISSWAQYFLKYILGEEAVNCVIPGTSKPHHVVDNMMAGHGRLPDAKERAKMVNYLNNL
- a CDS encoding arylsulfatase A-like enzyme, whose amino-acid sequence is MKIKNLLVFTAIPLFFICCKDVEKSQEKSSLKDQPNIIWLVAEDQSPEWFPMYGDSTISLPNIESLVIDGVTFDNAVAPVPVCAPSRSSLITGMYPSTLGTHNMRTHTAWRKISEPLLDSLPSYSPIVPDGVKMFTEYLRKEGYYTANGPKEDYNFAKTEGAWDESSKNRHFRKREDGQPFFSVFNFSVCHESQIWQRGKDSLFVNPKDVQVPPYFPDNDTIRHDLAVNYSNLKRLDNQIGKVIDELKEDGLYENSIIFFYADHGGPFPRHKRALYDTGVKVPLVIKFAQNEKAGTRDERQISFIDYAPTVLSLAGIEPPKVMQGTAQFGTFEAHKKPNYTYHTSDRFDEIYDRLRAVRSPRYKYIKSFNTEISHAMPLIYRAQMPMMRELRRQYASGNLNEEQSKWLHPTKPVEEFYDLQEDPYELNNLADNPKMQDTLAKYRQLLKDWMDDTNDLGKIPERQLMEKWFVNGQQPKLKPIHMQESQSGIELISSKSDASIVWKQPQDSIWNIYSQPISKDVTFEAKAERIGYIDSELLQYSAD
- a CDS encoding D-alanyl-D-alanine dipeptidase, with the translated sequence MKYSIAFLVLGILFFSCKELPNKTEQEQTELEVLEPIDTNKIKKVAPEKTFRSFEGLADTTFVRLADFSDGFAYDLRYATENNFLKEKVYDCAECYTRAKTAKALIAANSDFHEKGVRIKFYDCYRPNSVQYKMWKIVPNPQYVANPKKGSIHNKGGAADITLETLDGEELDMGTDFDFFGKKAYHDNTDLPEEILDNRKLLKETMEKHGFWSIRTEWWHYNLAAGSNDKVANFKWPCE